A single Paratractidigestivibacter faecalis DNA region contains:
- a CDS encoding shikimate kinase, translated as MTEQTSRDTAPFGLLGRKLGHSWSPQIHARLGSVPYELHELEPEELACFVRGGSWRGLNVTIPYKREAAQLADEVSERVLRLGVANTLVRRPDGTIYADNSDVLGFAWMLERFCERHLGGSAPEALGARKCLVLGSGGASQAIRAALEDAGARVVTISRTGGETYETLAERHADAALMVNTTPVGMYPNCPATPVSREVMARLEGLAGVLDIVYNPERTELCLIAEELGIPSESGLAMLVGQARFSSELFQGHAIEDELLEKIEDELRSLTRNVVLIGMPGAGKTSCGKRLARMLGRPFVDIDEAILADTGRSAAQIIQEDGEDAFRRVETEATASYCKRSGMVIACGGGVVTRPQNRDLLRQNGRVVLVDRPLDELSDRGRPVSQAKGVERLAAERMHLYHEWADVILRCTGSAQSDAELVKELLRL; from the coding sequence ATGACGGAGCAGACAAGCCGGGACACGGCCCCGTTCGGCCTTCTGGGCCGCAAGCTCGGCCACAGCTGGTCGCCGCAGATCCACGCCCGCCTTGGAAGCGTGCCCTACGAGCTCCACGAGCTGGAGCCCGAGGAGCTAGCCTGCTTTGTCCGCGGGGGGTCGTGGCGCGGCCTCAACGTGACCATCCCCTACAAGCGCGAGGCCGCCCAGCTTGCCGACGAGGTGAGCGAGCGCGTGCTGCGCCTGGGGGTGGCAAACACGCTCGTCCGCCGTCCCGACGGAACCATCTACGCCGACAACTCCGACGTCTTGGGCTTTGCCTGGATGCTCGAGCGCTTCTGCGAGCGCCACCTCGGCGGCTCCGCGCCCGAGGCGCTCGGGGCGAGGAAGTGCCTGGTCCTGGGCTCCGGAGGGGCCAGTCAGGCCATCCGCGCCGCCCTCGAGGACGCCGGCGCGCGCGTGGTCACCATCTCGCGCACCGGCGGCGAGACCTACGAGACCCTGGCCGAGCGCCACGCGGACGCCGCCCTCATGGTGAACACCACCCCCGTGGGGATGTACCCCAACTGCCCCGCCACGCCCGTCTCGCGCGAGGTCATGGCGCGGCTCGAGGGGCTTGCCGGCGTGCTGGACATCGTCTACAACCCCGAGCGCACCGAGCTCTGCCTCATCGCCGAGGAGCTGGGCATTCCCAGTGAGAGCGGCCTTGCCATGCTCGTCGGCCAGGCCCGCTTCTCCAGCGAGCTCTTCCAGGGACACGCGATTGAGGACGAGCTTTTGGAGAAGATCGAGGACGAGCTGCGCTCGCTCACCAGAAACGTCGTGCTCATCGGTATGCCGGGCGCGGGCAAGACCAGTTGCGGCAAGCGCCTTGCGCGCATGCTGGGACGCCCCTTCGTCGACATCGACGAGGCCATCCTGGCAGACACCGGCCGCAGCGCCGCCCAGATCATCCAGGAGGACGGCGAGGACGCCTTCCGACGCGTCGAGACCGAGGCGACCGCCTCCTACTGCAAGCGCTCCGGCATGGTCATCGCGTGCGGCGGCGGCGTGGTGACGCGCCCCCAGAACCGCGACCTGCTACGCCAGAACGGCCGCGTCGTCCTTGTCGACAGGCCACTGGACGAGCTCTCCGACAGGGGCAGGCCCGTCTCTCAGGCAAAGGGCGTCGAGCGCCTGGCCGCCGAGAGGATGCACCTCTACCACGAGTGGGCTGACGTGATCCTCAGGTGCACCGGCTCGGCGCAAAGTGATGCAGAGCTCGTGAAGGAGCTGCTGCGTCTCTAG
- the aroQ gene encoding type II 3-dehydroquinate dehydratase translates to MNKTMQIARNVLAAVGGAKNVTANDICMTRLRLQTEDPSLVDTEQLSGTSGVLGIVKRGTNGVEVVFGPGKVDGVHDAIAGLTGLDSDAAGFSPDVPADADALRVTISDKAPQAAKDDDEDERGAIDLEDMRELMSILDAEEQQDDAPEAASEADEAEETEGARVLVINGPNINMLGIREPKIYGSQSYQALLQLCQEAARDAGFEECSCFQSNHEGDLVDAIQDAYGSYDGIVINPGAYTHTSIAILDAAKAVGLPMVEVHISKVDEREDFRQVSYIRAACFETVCGLGIEGYRKAIYDLAEKIGL, encoded by the coding sequence GTGAACAAGACCATGCAGATAGCACGTAACGTCCTGGCCGCCGTCGGCGGGGCAAAAAACGTCACGGCCAACGACATCTGCATGACGCGCCTGAGGCTGCAGACCGAGGACCCCTCCCTCGTCGACACCGAGCAGCTGAGCGGCACGAGCGGAGTCCTGGGCATCGTCAAGCGCGGGACCAACGGCGTGGAGGTTGTCTTCGGGCCCGGCAAGGTGGATGGCGTGCACGACGCCATAGCCGGGCTCACGGGGCTCGACTCAGACGCCGCGGGCTTCTCACCCGATGTGCCCGCGGACGCCGACGCCCTGAGGGTCACCATCAGCGACAAGGCGCCGCAGGCCGCCAAGGACGACGATGAAGACGAGCGGGGCGCCATCGACCTCGAGGACATGCGCGAGCTCATGAGCATCCTGGACGCCGAGGAGCAGCAGGACGACGCGCCCGAGGCCGCATCGGAGGCGGACGAGGCCGAGGAGACGGAGGGTGCGCGCGTGCTCGTCATCAACGGCCCCAACATCAACATGCTGGGCATCCGCGAGCCCAAGATCTACGGCAGCCAGTCCTACCAGGCACTTCTCCAGCTCTGCCAGGAGGCGGCGCGGGACGCTGGCTTCGAAGAGTGCTCGTGCTTCCAGTCCAACCACGAGGGGGACCTCGTCGACGCCATTCAGGACGCCTACGGCAGCTACGACGGCATCGTGATCAACCCGGGCGCGTACACGCACACCTCCATAGCCATCCTGGACGCTGCCAAGGCCGTAGGCCTGCCCATGGTGGAGGTCCACATCTCCAAGGTCGACGAGCGCGAGGACTTCAGGCAGGTGTCCTACATCCGCGCTGCCTGCTTCGAGACCGTCTGCGGCCTGGGCATCGAGGGCTACCGCAAGGCCATCTACGACCTTGCCGAGAAGATTGGCCTGTAG
- a CDS encoding IS3 family transposase yields MHSKEEVAVFLRCRERGMGIAEAAEFAGVPARTAAKWSAGALPHSAAGRALPAGGARMGAKRPRGKAPAMDEKSSGLYEPAERGPLSGLTPDQVENLLLRAVLADLKAGGWDPASISSRSKCELGERLRAATGQPLRSITRFLGMSKSSYEYHRARLGRDRDADMRAEVVRLFREGRGAWGYRTIWARLRAAGTRASEKRVRRVMREEGLEVVYNRRRRRGYSSYAGEVSRAPENLVARRFRASAPDELWLTDITEFALPGGQKVYLSPVVDCFDGRPAAWSVGTSPTAELANSSLLKAIAQRRPGARTTIHSDRGGHYRWPGWVAICEEHGLVRSMSAKGCSPDNSACEGFFGRLKNEFFYHRDWRGVGAEEFMRRLEEYLEYYREGRIKRSLGWLSPNEYRRRLGYAV; encoded by the coding sequence ATGCACAGCAAGGAGGAGGTCGCGGTGTTCCTGCGCTGCAGGGAGAGGGGCATGGGCATCGCCGAGGCGGCCGAGTTCGCCGGGGTGCCCGCCCGGACCGCGGCGAAGTGGTCGGCCGGGGCGCTGCCGCACAGCGCCGCCGGCCGCGCCCTGCCCGCCGGCGGCGCTAGAATGGGCGCGAAGAGGCCGCGTGGGAAGGCGCCCGCCATGGACGAGAAGAGCTCCGGGCTCTACGAGCCCGCCGAGAGGGGGCCGCTGTCCGGCCTCACCCCCGACCAGGTCGAGAACCTGCTGCTCAGGGCGGTGTTGGCCGACCTAAAAGCGGGAGGGTGGGACCCGGCTTCGATCTCGAGCAGGAGCAAGTGCGAGCTCGGCGAGAGATTGAGGGCGGCGACAGGCCAGCCCCTCCGCTCGATCACCCGCTTCTTGGGGATGTCGAAGAGCTCCTACGAGTACCACAGGGCCCGCCTCGGCCGCGACCGCGACGCGGACATGCGGGCTGAGGTGGTCAGGCTCTTCCGCGAGGGCCGCGGCGCCTGGGGCTACCGCACCATCTGGGCGAGGCTGCGGGCCGCCGGCACGCGGGCCAGCGAGAAGCGCGTGCGGCGCGTCATGCGCGAGGAGGGCCTGGAGGTCGTCTACAACAGGCGGCGCAGGCGCGGCTACAGCTCCTACGCCGGGGAGGTCTCCAGGGCGCCGGAGAACCTGGTGGCCAGGCGGTTCCGCGCGTCGGCCCCCGACGAGCTGTGGCTCACCGACATCACCGAGTTCGCGCTGCCCGGCGGGCAGAAGGTGTACCTGAGCCCGGTCGTCGACTGCTTCGACGGCAGGCCGGCGGCGTGGTCGGTCGGGACCAGCCCGACGGCCGAGCTCGCCAACTCCTCCCTGCTCAAGGCCATCGCGCAGAGGCGTCCGGGGGCCCGCACGACCATCCACTCCGACCGCGGCGGGCACTACCGCTGGCCGGGGTGGGTCGCCATCTGCGAGGAGCACGGCCTGGTCAGGAGCATGTCGGCCAAGGGGTGCAGCCCGGACAACTCGGCCTGCGAGGGGTTCTTCGGGCGCCTCAAGAACGAGTTCTTCTACCACCGCGACTGGAGGGGCGTCGGCGCAGAGGAGTTCATGCGGCGCCTGGAGGAGTACCTCGAGTACTATCGGGAGGGGCGCATCAAGCGCTCGCTGGGCTGGCTGAGCCCGAACGAGTACCGCAGGAGGCTTGGGTACGCCGTCTAG
- a CDS encoding 5-formyltetrahydrofolate cyclo-ligase produces the protein MASSCGTDADKGSLRSHYLAFRKRLPSSVRDAADEGIARRVMGMPEVAAAPVVLSYVSFGSEVQTLGVIRSLLSSGRRVAVPRCDEAAHSMAFYEIGALSELVPGAHGILEPLGASCPLGTSEMVGSACLVPGLTFDAAGRRIGYGGGYYDRFLAFYPGHKVGLCRSLQLSCAELPHDAMDVSVDFVVTEAGVLRTNSLA, from the coding sequence ATGGCAAGCTCGTGCGGGACGGATGCCGACAAGGGCTCCCTCAGGTCCCATTACCTCGCCTTTCGCAAGCGCCTCCCCTCTTCTGTGCGCGATGCCGCGGACGAGGGAATCGCCCGTCGGGTCATGGGCATGCCGGAGGTGGCGGCCGCCCCGGTCGTCCTCTCCTACGTCTCCTTCGGCTCAGAGGTGCAGACCCTGGGGGTCATCCGCTCTCTTCTTTCGTCGGGCAGGCGCGTCGCGGTCCCGCGCTGCGACGAGGCGGCCCACTCCATGGCCTTCTACGAGATCGGGGCACTCTCCGAGCTCGTGCCTGGCGCCCATGGAATCCTGGAGCCGCTTGGGGCCTCTTGTCCTCTCGGCACGTCGGAGATGGTGGGGTCCGCGTGCCTGGTTCCCGGCCTCACGTTTGACGCCGCTGGCCGACGCATTGGCTATGGCGGCGGGTACTACGACCGCTTCCTGGCCTTCTATCCCGGTCACAAGGTCGGTCTCTGCCGCAGCCTCCAGCTGAGCTGCGCCGAGCTCCCGCATGACGCTATGGACGTTTCCGTCGACTTCGTGGTGACCGAGGCCGGCGTCCTTCGCACCAATTCGTTGGCCTAG
- the trpS gene encoding tryptophan--tRNA ligase, with product MPNEGSYDAALERSNRVHEDLKVNPGKYTMLTGDRPTGRLHLGHYFGTLVDRVRLQEMGVHTNVIIADYQVITDRDTTKAIQDNVFNMVVDYLACGIDPEKTMIFTHSAVPEENQLMLPFLSLVSEAELERNPTVKAEQEASGHELTGLLLTYPVHQACDILFCKGNIVPVGRDQLPHIEVTNKIARRFNKRYGKVFPEVTGLLTSTPLLPGLDGRKMSKSYGNAISISMTAEETAKLIKKAKTDSERNITFDPESRPEVSALLTTAGICSGRDPRELADEIGMGGGGQLKKVVTEAVNGRFAEIRERREKIVQDPDYIHDIIADGNRRANAIAHETLCEVREAMGMVY from the coding sequence ATGCCCAACGAGGGAAGCTACGACGCCGCGCTCGAGCGCAGCAACCGCGTCCACGAGGACCTGAAGGTCAACCCCGGCAAGTACACCATGCTCACCGGAGACCGTCCCACCGGCCGCCTGCACCTGGGCCACTACTTCGGCACGCTGGTTGACCGCGTGCGCCTGCAGGAGATGGGCGTCCACACCAACGTCATCATCGCCGACTACCAGGTGATCACGGACCGCGACACCACCAAGGCCATCCAGGACAACGTCTTCAACATGGTCGTGGACTACCTTGCCTGCGGCATCGACCCCGAGAAGACCATGATCTTCACCCACTCCGCCGTGCCTGAGGAGAACCAGCTCATGCTGCCCTTCCTCTCGCTGGTGTCCGAGGCCGAGCTCGAGCGCAACCCCACGGTTAAGGCCGAGCAGGAGGCCTCCGGCCACGAGCTGACGGGCCTGCTTCTGACCTACCCCGTGCACCAGGCCTGCGACATCCTCTTCTGCAAGGGCAACATCGTCCCCGTCGGCCGCGACCAGCTCCCGCACATCGAGGTCACCAACAAGATCGCCCGCCGCTTCAACAAGCGCTACGGGAAGGTCTTCCCCGAGGTGACGGGCCTTCTCACCTCCACGCCGCTGCTGCCCGGCCTTGACGGCCGCAAGATGAGCAAGTCCTACGGCAACGCCATCTCCATCTCCATGACCGCCGAGGAGACCGCCAAGCTCATCAAGAAGGCAAAGACCGACTCCGAGCGCAACATCACCTTTGACCCCGAGAGCCGCCCCGAGGTCTCCGCGCTTCTGACCACCGCGGGCATCTGCTCCGGGCGCGACCCCAGGGAGCTCGCCGACGAGATTGGCATGGGTGGCGGCGGCCAGCTCAAGAAGGTCGTCACCGAGGCGGTCAACGGTCGCTTTGCCGAGATTCGTGAGCGCCGCGAGAAGATCGTCCAGGACCCCGACTACATCCACGACATCATCGCCGACGGCAACCGCCGGGCCAACGCCATCGCACACGAGACCCTCTGCGAGGTCCGCGAGGCCATGGGCATGGTGTACTAG
- a CDS encoding peptidoglycan recognition protein family protein — protein MPTIAEFVRCDGRNYTKGRRGSAIDYIVVHYTGTDASAHNNLVYFSRNSARASAHYFVDRDGTLRQSVPEADTAWHAGKFAMNQRSVGIECVSAGEDFSEAQVATLAALTQALMAKYGIPAENVIRHYDVTGKECPAPYLDPDKWRALHDRITEGPTAPASKAQWVQKDGRWWYRHADGSYTARDWELVDGKWYLFDAEGWMLTGWQMKDGHWYLLGADGAMLTGWQRVDGKWYFLDESGAMATGWRMVGDKWYFLDENGSMRQGWQRDGGKWYWLNADGSMSADEVRMIGGTFYGFDSSGAMLTHSIGLTER, from the coding sequence ATGCCGACAATCGCCGAGTTCGTCCGGTGCGACGGCCGCAACTACACCAAGGGAAGGCGCGGCAGCGCCATCGACTACATCGTGGTCCACTACACCGGCACCGACGCGAGCGCCCACAACAACCTGGTCTACTTCTCCCGCAACTCCGCCAGGGCCAGCGCCCACTACTTCGTCGACCGCGACGGCACGCTGCGGCAGTCCGTCCCCGAGGCCGACACCGCCTGGCACGCCGGCAAGTTCGCCATGAACCAGCGCTCGGTCGGCATCGAGTGCGTGAGCGCGGGCGAGGACTTCAGCGAGGCGCAGGTGGCCACGCTGGCCGCCCTCACCCAGGCGCTCATGGCCAAGTACGGCATCCCGGCGGAGAACGTCATCCGCCACTACGACGTGACGGGCAAGGAGTGCCCGGCGCCCTACCTCGACCCCGACAAGTGGCGGGCGCTGCACGACCGCATCACGGAGGGCCCCACGGCTCCGGCCTCTAAGGCCCAGTGGGTCCAGAAGGACGGGCGCTGGTGGTACCGCCACGCGGACGGCTCCTACACCGCGCGCGACTGGGAGCTGGTGGACGGGAAGTGGTACCTCTTCGACGCCGAGGGCTGGATGCTCACCGGCTGGCAGATGAAGGACGGGCACTGGTACCTGCTCGGCGCGGACGGCGCGATGCTCACGGGCTGGCAGCGGGTGGACGGGAAGTGGTACTTCCTCGACGAGTCCGGCGCCATGGCAACCGGCTGGAGGATGGTCGGCGACAAGTGGTACTTCCTGGACGAGAACGGCTCCATGAGGCAGGGCTGGCAGAGGGACGGCGGGAAGTGGTACTGGCTCAACGCAGACGGCTCCATGTCCGCCGACGAGGTCAGGATGATCGGCGGCACCTTCTACGGCTTCGACTCCTCCGGCGCCATGCTGACCCACTCCATCGGGTTGACCGAGCGGTAG
- a CDS encoding phage holin family protein, producing MTPIIQISESMCYAFGGAVSCMGLDVLTGYVGAVINHTVSSTKMREGLGHKALLLCIELLAFVIEVVCQHVEGMDALSGVTVVGISIVIILMEVTSIWENVVSASPELANSPLGKIFDNAKGGE from the coding sequence GTGACGCCAATCATCCAGATCAGCGAGTCCATGTGCTACGCCTTCGGCGGGGCCGTCTCGTGCATGGGGCTCGACGTGCTCACGGGCTACGTGGGCGCGGTCATCAACCACACCGTCTCGTCCACCAAGATGCGCGAGGGCCTTGGCCACAAGGCGCTTCTGCTGTGCATCGAGCTGCTGGCCTTCGTCATCGAGGTGGTCTGCCAGCACGTGGAGGGCATGGACGCCCTCTCCGGCGTGACCGTGGTGGGCATCTCCATCGTCATCATCCTCATGGAGGTCACGAGCATCTGGGAGAACGTGGTCTCCGCGTCCCCCGAGCTTGCAAACTCGCCGCTGGGCAAGATCTTCGACAACGCGAAGGGCGGCGAGTAG
- a CDS encoding InlB B-repeat-containing protein: MAYSEMTTVWGNYVSTGTGQRWCVGVRVYEETSWRTSTRCYLRVQCVAWSSGAMDVHANGHVTATNDSDGWWEGTFTNSAGSEFTFYQWDTWYGRDTSARQVSFGATFNVTGGFGNGSSSATATVTLPAKPSWAVSYDANGGSGAPSPQTKWAGDTLTLSNTVPTRANYGFLGWATSSGGAASYQPGDTYATDAALALCAVWRLLYTAPALSLSARRVASATATDEDPSGEFCLASWTWSLDATTDPSNKARAVTCRHRAVGGAWADAAVSGATSGTSGGCTASFAASATSPHEVEVTVTDAKGGSTTRSARVGTCAIPLDVANAGRGVGILAAAPSEGVSLGPLTLTGMSSGDTESHAVSALSRLLRLSELTTDWAYLWKGSGSSVRYLRWRCVLGVVFMEACRVNGVTADGWDAGAIPKAMAPRKALYLPMGSYHDDHTALLWVGGAEDDTPGEVWLYDNGSGNLVYGSASWVANSI, encoded by the coding sequence ATGGCCTACTCCGAGATGACCACCGTCTGGGGCAACTACGTCAGCACCGGGACGGGCCAGAGGTGGTGCGTCGGCGTGCGCGTCTACGAGGAGACGTCGTGGCGCACGAGCACCCGCTGCTACCTGCGCGTCCAGTGCGTGGCGTGGTCCTCGGGCGCGATGGACGTGCACGCGAACGGCCACGTCACCGCCACCAACGACAGCGACGGCTGGTGGGAGGGGACCTTCACGAACTCGGCGGGGTCCGAGTTCACCTTCTACCAGTGGGACACCTGGTACGGGCGCGACACCTCGGCGAGGCAGGTGAGCTTCGGCGCCACCTTCAACGTCACGGGCGGCTTCGGAAACGGAAGCAGCTCGGCCACGGCGACGGTCACGCTCCCCGCCAAGCCGTCCTGGGCGGTCTCCTACGACGCCAACGGCGGCTCCGGCGCGCCGTCCCCCCAGACCAAGTGGGCCGGCGACACCCTGACGCTGTCCAACACCGTCCCCACGAGGGCGAACTACGGCTTCCTCGGATGGGCGACCAGCTCGGGCGGCGCGGCGTCCTACCAGCCGGGCGACACCTACGCGACCGACGCGGCCCTCGCGCTCTGCGCCGTGTGGCGCCTGCTCTACACGGCGCCAGCGCTCTCGCTCTCGGCGCGGCGCGTGGCGTCCGCCACGGCCACCGACGAGGACCCCTCGGGCGAGTTCTGCCTCGCCTCGTGGACGTGGTCGCTGGACGCCACGACCGACCCGTCCAACAAGGCCAGGGCCGTGACGTGCCGCCACCGCGCGGTGGGCGGCGCGTGGGCAGACGCAGCCGTATCGGGCGCCACCTCGGGGACGTCGGGCGGCTGCACGGCGTCATTCGCGGCGTCGGCCACGAGCCCCCACGAGGTCGAGGTCACCGTCACGGACGCCAAGGGCGGCTCCACGACCCGCTCGGCGAGGGTGGGCACCTGCGCAATCCCGCTGGACGTGGCCAACGCGGGGCGCGGCGTGGGGATCCTCGCGGCGGCGCCATCCGAGGGCGTCTCGCTGGGGCCGCTCACGCTCACGGGCATGTCCTCGGGCGACACCGAGAGCCACGCCGTCTCGGCGCTCTCGCGGCTGCTGCGACTCTCCGAGCTGACGACCGACTGGGCCTACCTCTGGAAGGGGTCGGGAAGCTCCGTGCGCTACCTGCGCTGGAGGTGCGTCCTCGGCGTGGTCTTCATGGAGGCCTGCCGCGTGAACGGCGTCACCGCCGACGGCTGGGACGCGGGGGCGATACCGAAGGCCATGGCGCCCAGGAAGGCGCTCTACCTGCCCATGGGCAGCTACCACGACGACCACACGGCGCTCTTGTGGGTGGGCGGCGCCGAGGACGACACGCCCGGCGAGGTGTGGCTCTACGACAACGGCAGCGGCAACCTCGTCTACGGCAGCGCCTCGTGGGTCGCGAACTCAATCTAG
- a CDS encoding phage tail protein has product MIHRDLSPDFRSAAAIVASRALSAARGQATAPAGTISVRSPDGTRTVIGDGGIRQFVGDTTPPGRPTGVSWSSSAGDVTARWDGTLEGGVPADLDYVELRAGGSVVGRLRRAGSCSMRAKAGTELSCTAVAVDVSGNASEPTEAFALAVRDLVAEASGDAGKALEEARKTGQMAVTSTRAEYASTASATEPPGEGARWSSTPPTAAGGAYTWMRTTVTYGDGRSETSEPVRVTGEAGADGAKGDKGDTGSQGPQGPQGVKGDTGSQGPQGVKGDAGPQGVSVRSVTTFWRLDASRPPTPSGTGDPSGWFTTEPTVPDGYSGKEWRCVRTVLSNGAAAWTTPTEVASFAYAHAAWETADAAMSQATSTSATLDGFRATVASNYQTKSGMSAYATSTELRQTADGLAATASRVASQGEVTAAVERHMDFSADGLVISGGESDGGMSVAIMPAAQEFRSGEDVVMRLDAKTRSVEAQRVSLGGYQWRASEDGGRVSLVYVGGGD; this is encoded by the coding sequence ATGATCCACCGCGACCTTTCGCCCGACTTCAGGAGCGCCGCCGCCATCGTGGCGTCCAGGGCGCTCTCCGCCGCGCGAGGGCAGGCCACCGCCCCGGCCGGCACCATCAGCGTCCGCAGCCCGGACGGCACCCGCACCGTCATCGGGGACGGGGGAATCCGGCAGTTCGTCGGCGACACCACGCCGCCGGGCCGCCCCACGGGCGTCTCCTGGTCCTCCTCGGCCGGGGACGTGACCGCCCGCTGGGACGGCACCCTCGAGGGCGGCGTGCCCGCCGACCTCGACTACGTGGAGCTTCGCGCGGGCGGCTCGGTGGTCGGCAGGCTCAGGCGGGCCGGGAGCTGCTCCATGAGGGCGAAGGCCGGCACCGAGCTGTCCTGCACGGCGGTGGCCGTGGACGTCTCGGGCAACGCCTCCGAGCCTACCGAGGCCTTCGCGCTCGCCGTCAGGGACCTCGTGGCGGAGGCCTCGGGCGACGCCGGCAAGGCCCTCGAGGAGGCCCGCAAGACCGGCCAGATGGCCGTCACCTCGACCAGGGCCGAGTACGCGTCGACCGCGAGCGCCACAGAGCCGCCCGGCGAGGGCGCCAGGTGGTCCTCCACGCCGCCCACGGCAGCCGGCGGCGCCTACACGTGGATGCGAACGACCGTCACCTACGGGGACGGCCGCTCCGAGACGTCCGAGCCGGTGCGCGTCACGGGAGAGGCGGGCGCCGACGGCGCGAAGGGCGACAAGGGCGACACCGGCTCCCAGGGCCCGCAGGGGCCGCAGGGAGTGAAGGGAGACACGGGTTCCCAAGGCCCTCAGGGCGTGAAGGGGGACGCCGGCCCGCAGGGCGTCTCCGTCAGGTCCGTCACGACCTTCTGGCGCCTCGACGCGTCCAGGCCGCCGACGCCGAGCGGGACGGGCGACCCCTCGGGGTGGTTCACCACCGAGCCGACCGTCCCTGACGGCTACTCGGGCAAGGAGTGGCGCTGCGTCCGCACCGTCCTCTCCAACGGCGCGGCCGCCTGGACCACGCCGACCGAGGTGGCGTCCTTCGCCTACGCCCACGCGGCGTGGGAGACGGCGGACGCCGCCATGAGCCAGGCGACCTCCACAAGCGCCACCCTGGACGGCTTCAGGGCCACGGTGGCGTCCAACTACCAGACCAAGAGCGGCATGAGCGCCTATGCCACCTCCACGGAGCTGAGGCAGACGGCGGACGGCCTGGCCGCGACCGCCAGCCGCGTGGCGTCCCAGGGCGAGGTCACGGCTGCGGTCGAGCGGCACATGGACTTCTCGGCCGACGGCCTCGTCATATCCGGCGGGGAGTCTGACGGCGGCATGTCGGTCGCCATCATGCCGGCCGCCCAGGAGTTCAGGAGCGGCGAGGACGTGGTCATGCGCCTGGACGCCAAGACCCGCAGCGTCGAGGCGCAGCGCGTCTCGCTGGGCGGCTACCAGTGGCGCGCCAGCGAGGACGGCGGCCGCGTCTCGCTCGTCTACGTGGGAGGTGGTGACTGA